A single window of Actinoallomurus bryophytorum DNA harbors:
- a CDS encoding O-acetylhomoserine aminocarboxypropyltransferase/cysteine synthase family protein: protein MVTDDLPRAEEARAFGFETRQLHAGQRPDPNTGARAVPIFQTTSYVFEDPESAAAYFNLQEYGNTYSRIMNPTVAVFEERVANLEGGVGAVAFASGIAAQAAALFTLLEPGDHIVSSSALYGGTVNQLKHLLRKMNVELTWVDPDDPDAWRQAVRANTKAFFGETIGNPAGNVLDIETVASIAHEHGLPLVVDNTFATPYLCRPIEWGADIVVHSATKFIGGHGTSIGGVVVEAGTFNWSNGRFPVIADPSPAYHGLQFHETFGTYGYLMKLRAETLRDLGATLAPLNAFLFLQGLETLSLRMERHVENARAIAAFLESHELASNVTYPGLPTSKYRPLVEKYLPRGVGAVFSFDCAGGRDGGQDLIRGVTLWSHLANVGDAKSLIIHPASTTHRQLSDDELRAAGVAPGTVRLSVGTESVEDLIWDLEQSFALVAAAAGEGTARA from the coding sequence TTGGTGACCGACGACCTTCCCCGCGCCGAGGAAGCCCGCGCGTTCGGATTCGAGACGCGGCAGCTGCATGCCGGACAACGGCCCGACCCGAACACGGGCGCACGCGCGGTACCGATCTTCCAGACGACCAGCTACGTGTTCGAGGACCCGGAATCCGCGGCGGCGTACTTCAACCTCCAGGAGTACGGGAACACCTACTCGCGCATCATGAACCCCACCGTCGCGGTGTTCGAGGAGCGCGTGGCGAACCTCGAGGGCGGCGTCGGCGCGGTGGCGTTCGCCAGCGGGATCGCCGCGCAGGCGGCCGCGCTCTTCACGCTGCTGGAGCCGGGCGACCACATCGTCTCGTCCTCGGCGCTCTACGGCGGCACGGTGAACCAGCTCAAGCACCTGCTGCGCAAGATGAACGTCGAGCTGACGTGGGTCGATCCCGATGATCCGGACGCGTGGCGGCAGGCGGTACGCGCGAACACCAAGGCCTTCTTCGGTGAGACGATCGGCAACCCCGCCGGCAACGTGCTGGACATCGAGACCGTGGCCTCCATCGCGCACGAGCACGGGCTGCCACTGGTCGTGGACAACACGTTCGCGACGCCGTACCTGTGCCGCCCGATCGAGTGGGGCGCCGACATCGTGGTTCACTCGGCGACGAAGTTCATCGGCGGCCACGGCACGAGCATCGGCGGTGTCGTCGTCGAGGCGGGCACGTTCAACTGGTCCAACGGGCGGTTCCCCGTGATCGCGGATCCGTCGCCCGCCTACCACGGCCTGCAGTTCCACGAGACGTTCGGGACCTACGGCTATCTGATGAAGCTGCGCGCCGAGACCCTGCGCGATCTCGGCGCGACGCTCGCGCCGCTCAACGCGTTCCTGTTCCTGCAGGGGCTCGAGACGCTGTCGCTGCGGATGGAACGCCACGTGGAGAACGCACGGGCGATCGCGGCGTTCCTCGAGTCGCACGAGCTGGCGTCGAATGTCACCTACCCCGGCCTGCCGACGAGCAAATACCGGCCGCTCGTGGAGAAGTATCTGCCGCGTGGTGTCGGCGCGGTGTTCTCCTTCGACTGCGCGGGTGGCCGCGACGGCGGGCAGGACCTCATCCGCGGCGTGACGCTCTGGTCCCACCTGGCGAACGTCGGCGACGCGAAGAGCCTGATCATCCACCCCGCCAGCACGACGCACCGTCAGCTGAGCGACGACGAGCTCCGTGCGGCCGGCGTCGCGCCGGGGACGGTGCGGCTGTCGGTCGGCACCGAGTCCGTCGAGGACCTGATCTGGGACCTCGAACAGAGTTTCGCGCTCGTCGCCGCGGCAGCGGGGGAAGGGACAGCGAGAGCATGA
- the metX gene encoding homoserine O-acetyltransferase MetX — translation MVTASTLPTGSVGSVETQYLDLPEPVRLDCGRTLHPIRVAYETYGTLSPERDNVILVCHALSGDAHAAGTSKTPSGDSTRDGFGAEDRDGSARKGLGWWDGMIGPGKAFDTDRFFVISTNLLGGCSGTTGPSSIDPATGEPYGSGFPVITVADMVRTERAFLDVLGIERLAAVAGGSLGGMQALQWAVQFPDQVDAIVAIASTHALHPQGVAWNAIARDAIMRDPAWQGGHYYGTGRTPHAGMGVARMVGHVTYLSAPALSERFGRRLQFADDIRYTITDPEFEVENYLRHQADSFVKRFDANTYLFTSRALTYFDLARQHGGGSLARALEHVSARTLLIAFSSDWLYPPSASREIEEALRVLGKPVEFQLIEAPYGHDCFLLEEARQTPIIRRFLSEHGLAEGRAGG, via the coding sequence ATGGTCACAGCCTCGACGCTCCCAACCGGCTCGGTCGGCAGTGTCGAGACGCAGTACCTCGATCTGCCCGAACCCGTGCGGCTGGACTGCGGGCGGACCCTGCACCCGATCCGCGTGGCGTACGAGACCTACGGCACCCTCTCGCCCGAGCGTGACAACGTCATCCTGGTGTGCCATGCGCTCAGCGGCGACGCCCACGCGGCCGGCACCTCGAAGACGCCGTCAGGGGACAGCACGCGCGACGGGTTCGGCGCCGAGGACCGCGACGGCTCGGCCCGCAAGGGACTCGGCTGGTGGGACGGCATGATCGGCCCCGGCAAGGCGTTCGACACCGACCGCTTCTTCGTCATCTCCACGAACCTGCTCGGCGGCTGTAGCGGGACGACGGGGCCGTCGTCGATCGACCCGGCGACGGGCGAGCCGTACGGGTCCGGCTTCCCCGTTATCACCGTCGCGGACATGGTGCGCACCGAGCGCGCGTTCCTCGACGTCCTCGGTATCGAGCGGCTCGCGGCGGTGGCCGGCGGCTCGCTCGGCGGGATGCAGGCGTTGCAGTGGGCCGTGCAGTTCCCTGACCAGGTCGATGCCATCGTGGCGATCGCCAGCACGCACGCCCTGCACCCGCAGGGCGTGGCCTGGAACGCGATCGCGCGTGACGCGATCATGCGCGACCCCGCCTGGCAGGGCGGCCACTACTACGGCACGGGCCGTACGCCCCACGCCGGCATGGGCGTGGCGCGGATGGTCGGGCACGTCACGTACCTGTCCGCACCGGCGCTGAGCGAGAGGTTCGGCCGGCGGCTGCAGTTCGCCGACGACATCCGCTACACGATCACCGACCCGGAGTTCGAGGTCGAGAACTACCTGCGCCACCAGGCCGACTCGTTCGTCAAGCGCTTCGACGCCAACACCTATCTCTTCACGTCGCGTGCGCTGACCTATTTCGATCTCGCGCGGCAGCACGGCGGCGGATCGCTCGCGCGGGCACTCGAACACGTCTCGGCGCGCACGCTGCTGATCGCGTTCAGCTCCGACTGGCTGTACCCGCCGTCGGCGTCGAGGGAGATCGAGGAGGCGCTTCGCGTTCTCGGCAAGCCGGTAGAGTTTCAGCTGATAGAGGCGCCGTACGGCCACGACTGCTTCCTGCTCGAGGAGGCGCGCCAGACGCCCATCATCCGCCGGTTCCTGAGCGAACACGGCCTGGCCGAAGGCAGGGCCGGCGGGTGA
- a CDS encoding NAD(P)-binding domain-containing protein, whose amino-acid sequence MEHFSTVVIGAGHAGLAASHFLRDRSIDHVVLERGEVANSWRRERWDSLRLLTPNWQSRLPGHRYDGPDPDGYMTMGEVVDFIERFATVTRAPVRTGTNVTSVRRTDGGYHVTTSRGEIRCRAVVIASGACNRPTVPEFTDAVPSSIAQLTPFDYRDPGSLPDGGVLVVGASATGVQLAAELRRSGRPVTLSVGEHVRLPRLYRGRDVLWWMDASGVWDQRHDEVDDLTRARRLPSPQLVGTPERRTLDLNTLAAMGVELVGRWATVRDGRALFSGGLRNVFSLADLKMRRLLDTFDDWARLKGYDAEVDAPERFAPTLAPESARWQLDLRSGEIHAIVWATGFRPDYGWLDVPVVDAKGRLTHEGGVVDSPGLYALGLPVLRRRRSTFIHGIEDDAREVVDHLARHLAGDASEDLETHLRSP is encoded by the coding sequence ATCGAACACTTCAGCACCGTCGTCATCGGCGCGGGGCACGCGGGCCTCGCCGCCAGCCACTTTCTCCGCGACCGGTCGATCGACCACGTCGTGCTCGAGCGCGGCGAGGTGGCGAACTCCTGGCGACGCGAACGCTGGGACTCCCTGCGGCTGCTCACTCCCAACTGGCAGAGCCGCCTGCCGGGCCATCGGTACGACGGCCCGGACCCCGACGGCTACATGACGATGGGCGAAGTGGTCGATTTCATCGAGCGCTTCGCCACCGTCACACGCGCTCCCGTCCGTACCGGCACGAACGTCACATCGGTACGACGCACCGACGGCGGGTACCACGTGACGACGAGCCGCGGCGAGATTCGCTGCCGTGCGGTGGTCATCGCGAGCGGCGCCTGCAACCGGCCGACGGTGCCGGAGTTCACCGATGCGGTGCCGTCGTCCATCGCGCAACTGACGCCGTTCGACTACCGCGACCCCGGCTCGCTCCCCGACGGCGGCGTACTCGTCGTGGGCGCGTCGGCGACCGGCGTACAGCTGGCGGCCGAGCTGAGGCGGTCGGGGCGGCCGGTGACCCTCTCGGTGGGAGAGCACGTACGGTTGCCGCGCCTGTACCGCGGGCGCGATGTGCTGTGGTGGATGGACGCGTCCGGCGTATGGGACCAGCGCCACGACGAGGTCGATGACCTGACAAGGGCCCGGCGGCTGCCCTCACCGCAGCTGGTCGGGACGCCCGAGCGCAGGACGCTCGACCTCAACACGCTGGCCGCGATGGGTGTCGAGCTGGTGGGCCGCTGGGCGACCGTACGCGATGGCCGCGCGCTGTTCTCCGGTGGCCTGCGCAACGTGTTCTCGCTCGCGGACCTGAAGATGCGGCGCCTGCTGGACACGTTCGACGACTGGGCCCGGCTCAAGGGGTACGACGCCGAGGTCGACGCTCCCGAACGCTTCGCGCCGACACTCGCGCCCGAGTCGGCGCGATGGCAACTCGACCTGCGAAGCGGTGAGATCCACGCGATCGTGTGGGCGACGGGATTCCGCCCGGACTACGGATGGCTCGACGTCCCCGTGGTCGACGCGAAGGGCCGGCTGACCCACGAGGGCGGTGTGGTCGACAGCCCGGGACTGTACGCGCTGGGACTGCCCGTGCTCCGGCGGCGCAGGTCCACGTTCATCCACGGCATCGAGGACGACGCGCGCGAGGTGGTCGATCACCTCGCGCGACACCTGGCCGGTGACGCCTCAGAAGACCTCGAAACGCACCTGCGCAGTCCCTGA
- a CDS encoding OsmC family protein: MTTIDNGVNVQALLEAREALKGAPEAAQFTWRASSKWQNGVHSTTTIQNFFGLGQEQSHKRETEFTADHPEVFAAEDHGITPIEYLLVGLASCLTAGVASVAQNRGIQLRSVEATVEGNHDIRGILGADSDVRNGFNDIKVTFAIDADASQQDIEALVAQSEKRSAVFDALTNPTNVTVEVA, from the coding sequence ATGACGACGATCGACAACGGAGTCAACGTTCAGGCACTGCTCGAGGCACGCGAGGCGCTGAAGGGCGCGCCCGAGGCGGCACAGTTCACCTGGCGGGCATCCTCCAAGTGGCAGAACGGCGTCCACAGCACGACGACGATCCAGAACTTCTTCGGCCTCGGGCAGGAACAGAGCCACAAGCGCGAGACGGAGTTCACCGCCGACCACCCCGAGGTCTTCGCGGCGGAGGACCACGGCATCACGCCGATCGAGTACCTCCTCGTCGGCCTGGCGAGCTGCCTGACGGCGGGCGTGGCGTCCGTCGCGCAGAATCGCGGCATCCAGCTGCGCTCGGTCGAGGCGACGGTCGAGGGCAACCACGACATCCGCGGCATCCTCGGTGCGGACAGCGACGTACGCAACGGCTTCAACGACATCAAGGTGACGTTCGCCATCGACGCGGACGCGTCGCAGCAGGACATCGAGGCGCTGGTCGCCCAGTCCGAGAAGCGCTCGGCCGTGTTCGACGCCCTCACGAACCCGACGAACGTCACCGTCGAGGTCGCCTGA